One Rossellomorea aquimaris DNA window includes the following coding sequences:
- a CDS encoding YtxH domain-containing protein: protein MNKKSLAYGLLIGGVVGGVASLLTSPSSGKEIRAQIKDKKDDWTGVIDEMKVNIGELKDSIGTLSQEGKETVMQLSKDLQASFKQWQASTEPNNRRLQEEIQSIQRTIEDLEKSINSANIPKQ from the coding sequence GTGAACAAAAAATCCCTGGCTTACGGTCTTTTAATCGGTGGAGTGGTTGGAGGAGTAGCATCCCTTCTTACGTCTCCTTCATCCGGGAAAGAAATCCGGGCACAAATCAAGGACAAGAAAGATGACTGGACTGGAGTAATCGACGAGATGAAGGTGAATATTGGCGAATTGAAAGATTCCATCGGCACCCTGTCTCAGGAAGGAAAAGAAACGGTCATGCAGCTTTCGAAAGATCTTCAGGCTTCTTTCAAACAATGGCAGGCATCGACTGAGCCAAATAATCGACGACTTCAGGAAGAAATCCAATCCATCCAAAGAACAATTGAAGACTTGGAAAAATCGATTAACTCTGCAAATATACCGAAACAGTAA
- a CDS encoding tryptophan transporter, whose protein sequence is MNTKTLVSLSLLVGIGAVLHTVIPGIFLGMKPDMMLTMMFLGIILFPAKKNVLLLGLLTGVISGLTTQFPGGFLPNLIDKPITAFVFYGLFLATKKVTRSLVGASVLTAIGTLVSGSIFLLSAYVIVGLPGAFFALFAAVVLPATLVNAGAMFVVYPIINGILKRSTIREAVTTEQLS, encoded by the coding sequence ATGAATACAAAAACACTTGTATCCCTGTCATTATTAGTAGGGATCGGAGCCGTCCTGCACACAGTGATCCCTGGAATTTTCTTAGGGATGAAGCCGGACATGATGCTGACGATGATGTTTCTAGGCATTATATTATTTCCAGCTAAGAAAAACGTATTACTTTTAGGTTTATTAACTGGAGTCATTTCAGGTCTGACAACACAGTTCCCTGGAGGGTTCTTACCTAACCTGATCGATAAACCGATCACAGCATTCGTTTTTTACGGACTTTTCCTGGCTACTAAAAAGGTCACCCGTTCACTTGTAGGAGCTTCTGTTCTAACAGCTATTGGTACACTCGTATCAGGGAGTATATTCTTACTTTCTGCTTATGTGATTGTCGGTCTGCCTGGGGCTTTCTTTGCTCTATTTGCAGCGGTCGTACTTCCAGCTACACTTGTTAACGCCGGGGCAATGTTTGTGGTGTATCCAATCATTAATGGGATTTTAAAACGTTCAACCATTCGAGAAGCTGTCACAACAGAACAGCTGTCCTAA
- a CDS encoding HIT family protein, with product MSDCIFCKIIDGEIPAMKVYEDEHVLAFLDISQVTKGHTLLIPKVHKENIYELTPDMASHLFSVAPKIADSIKAEFNPVGMNLLSNAGEEAGQSVFHFHMHFIPRYGQGDGFGAVWKTHNDDYTQEDLKEISESIAQHLS from the coding sequence TTGAGCGACTGTATTTTTTGCAAGATTATCGACGGTGAAATTCCTGCTATGAAAGTGTACGAAGATGAGCATGTCCTTGCTTTCCTTGATATAAGCCAAGTGACAAAAGGCCATACATTACTTATTCCCAAGGTACATAAAGAAAACATCTATGAGCTGACTCCCGATATGGCAAGCCACCTCTTCTCTGTTGCACCTAAGATTGCTGACAGTATCAAGGCCGAGTTTAATCCTGTTGGAATGAACTTGTTAAGCAACGCAGGTGAAGAAGCAGGGCAATCTGTCTTCCATTTCCACATGCACTTCATTCCCCGCTACGGCCAGGGAGATGGATTTGGAGCGGTTTGGAAGACACATAATGATGACTACACTCAAGAAGACCTGAAAGAAATATCTGAATCCATTGCACAGCATCTTTCATAA
- a CDS encoding ABC transporter ATP-binding protein, whose amino-acid sequence MSLLEIKHLVGGYTRKPVLKDITFSIDSNEIVGLIGLNGAGKSTTIKHIIGLMEAKQGEVSINGHTLKSDADQYRKQFSYIPETPILYDELTLEDHLKLTAMAYGLSESEYNGRIDKLLKAFRMEKKMSWFPAHFSKGMKQKVMIMCAFLIQPGLYIIDEPFVGLDPLGIQSLLDWMQEMKQNGAGILMSTHILATAERYCDSFIILHEGKIRAKGTLQELRKEFSMPGATLDDIYIQLTKEESHDE is encoded by the coding sequence GTGTCATTATTAGAAATCAAACACCTGGTTGGCGGGTATACCCGAAAACCGGTCTTAAAGGATATAACATTCTCCATAGACTCAAATGAAATTGTTGGATTAATCGGTCTGAACGGAGCAGGAAAAAGTACGACGATCAAGCATATAATCGGGCTCATGGAAGCAAAGCAAGGAGAAGTGTCCATTAATGGTCATACCTTGAAAAGTGATGCCGATCAGTATCGAAAGCAGTTTTCTTACATACCGGAAACACCGATTCTTTATGATGAGCTTACCCTTGAAGATCATTTAAAGCTTACAGCCATGGCTTACGGATTATCGGAATCTGAGTATAATGGAAGAATCGACAAACTATTGAAGGCCTTTCGTATGGAGAAGAAGATGAGCTGGTTTCCTGCCCACTTTTCAAAAGGAATGAAACAAAAGGTGATGATCATGTGCGCCTTTCTTATTCAGCCTGGTCTCTATATCATTGACGAACCGTTTGTTGGATTAGATCCACTCGGGATTCAATCACTGCTGGACTGGATGCAGGAGATGAAGCAGAACGGTGCTGGAATACTGATGTCTACGCATATATTAGCAACTGCAGAAAGATATTGTGACTCATTCATCATCCTTCATGAAGGGAAAATTCGGGCAAAAGGAACGCTTCAGGAGCTTCGTAAGGAATTCTCCATGCCTGGTGCAACGCTAGATGATATTTATATCCAGCTGACAAAGGAAGAATCCCATGATGAATAA
- a CDS encoding ABC transporter permease codes for MMNKVESIWKKRIVEYNQELQKYLKYMFNDHLLFVLIFALGGAAYTYNQWVKTLDPTFPAPLIMVVILGLLLAWSPVYTFLREADAVFLLPLEGRLSSYFTKCIWISFMFQSYIQLIVLAALMPMYVAVSGSSFGSFFPLLGFVLALKVWNLYVRWFMLRFQEREAHLTDSLLRFLLSGALVFLVLTGAEFWMVIVVAFIMLGYAFYFFQSTKGKNLKWDLLINLEQQRMLIFYRVANMFTDVPKLKGKVHRRKWLDGLVQTPFSQASTYRYLYLRSLVRTSEYSGLYIRLTLIGVLLIYSNSSFIFSILTALVFLYLTAFQLIPLFKRFDYKIWVLIYPVSRELKKSSFQKIMNQAMMIQAVVFSLPLFIKGAWIEGLITLMAGLSFSILFSQFYLVERLKKMEETLF; via the coding sequence ATGATGAATAAAGTGGAAAGTATTTGGAAGAAACGAATTGTAGAGTATAATCAGGAGCTTCAAAAGTATTTGAAATACATGTTCAACGACCATTTACTATTCGTCCTGATCTTTGCACTGGGGGGAGCGGCGTATACATATAATCAGTGGGTGAAAACCCTGGATCCAACTTTCCCTGCACCACTCATCATGGTGGTGATCCTGGGCCTCTTATTGGCATGGAGTCCCGTCTATACGTTCTTGAGAGAAGCGGATGCCGTATTTCTTTTGCCGTTAGAGGGGCGTTTATCGAGTTACTTTACCAAATGCATCTGGATCAGCTTCATGTTTCAATCATACATTCAACTGATCGTACTGGCTGCACTCATGCCAATGTATGTAGCAGTATCCGGGAGCAGCTTTGGAAGCTTCTTTCCATTGCTTGGCTTTGTATTGGCCTTAAAGGTATGGAATCTATATGTACGCTGGTTCATGCTGCGCTTTCAGGAAAGGGAAGCTCACCTGACGGATAGCTTGTTACGCTTTTTATTAAGCGGTGCTCTCGTATTTTTGGTGTTAACGGGGGCTGAATTCTGGATGGTAATCGTCGTTGCCTTCATCATGCTTGGGTATGCGTTTTACTTTTTTCAATCAACAAAAGGTAAGAATCTTAAATGGGATTTGTTAATCAATCTGGAGCAGCAGCGGATGCTGATCTTTTATCGGGTCGCCAATATGTTCACGGATGTGCCTAAGCTGAAAGGGAAGGTGCACCGGAGAAAATGGCTTGATGGACTTGTGCAGACACCTTTCTCCCAAGCATCGACGTATCGGTATTTGTATCTTCGGTCGTTGGTGAGAACAAGTGAATATTCGGGTCTTTACATTCGGTTAACCTTGATTGGTGTTCTATTGATTTATTCGAATTCTTCTTTTATCTTCAGTATTCTGACGGCATTAGTGTTCCTTTACTTAACGGCTTTTCAGCTGATCCCTTTGTTTAAACGGTTTGATTATAAAATCTGGGTACTCATTTATCCCGTATCACGTGAATTAAAGAAATCCTCTTTTCAAAAAATCATGAATCAGGCCATGATGATCCAAGCGGTTGTGTTTTCCCTGCCTCTATTTATTAAAGGTGCATGGATAGAAGGACTGATCACGCTAATGGCCGGGTTATCATTTTCCATTCTATTTAGTCAGTTTTACTTAGTAGAGCGGTTGAAGAAGATGGAAGAAACATTATTTTAG
- a CDS encoding EcsC family protein: protein MNHEREELDSWRRKFSRKSSIFQRVSKQAQTKVNQWIPEKAHKVVTESIKKMVEVTLKGSEWVPLQQVPVEPSLKEREALMKERMEFYRKAATIEGAGTGAGGIFLGLADFPLLLSIKMKFLSECSAIHGYDTKQYEERLFLLYVFQLAFSSDSHKKHVLEIIENWDLEKEKLKDLDWRTFQQEYRDYIDFVKLFQLIPGVGAVVGAYANYQLLDQLGEVAKFAYRIRYFHDLE, encoded by the coding sequence GTGAACCATGAAAGAGAAGAGCTCGATTCCTGGAGACGTAAGTTCAGTAGAAAATCTTCCATCTTCCAACGGGTTTCTAAGCAAGCTCAAACAAAAGTGAATCAATGGATCCCGGAGAAAGCGCATAAAGTGGTAACGGAAAGTATCAAAAAGATGGTAGAAGTAACGTTAAAGGGCAGCGAGTGGGTACCCCTTCAGCAGGTCCCTGTTGAGCCTTCTCTGAAGGAGAGAGAAGCGCTGATGAAGGAACGAATGGAATTTTACCGGAAAGCGGCTACGATTGAAGGAGCAGGTACAGGTGCAGGTGGAATCTTTCTCGGCCTGGCAGATTTTCCGTTGCTCTTATCAATCAAAATGAAATTTCTGAGCGAATGCTCTGCCATTCATGGCTATGATACAAAACAATATGAAGAACGCCTGTTTCTGCTCTATGTTTTTCAGCTTGCGTTTTCCAGTGATTCTCATAAAAAACATGTCCTCGAAATCATTGAAAACTGGGATCTGGAAAAAGAAAAATTGAAGGATTTGGACTGGCGAACTTTCCAGCAGGAGTATCGGGATTACATTGATTTCGTGAAATTGTTTCAACTCATTCCTGGAGTAGGGGCAGTCGTTGGAGCCTATGCAAACTATCAGCTTCTTGATCAACTGGGGGAAGTGGCAAAATTTGCTTATCGGATTCGGTACTTTCATGATTTAGAATAG
- a CDS encoding DoxX family protein: MNKRKKGLKVLGLILFSFFFFLAGVFHFIEAQGFAKMIPEFIPLREEIVYITGIIEFILALLLLIPKTREKAGVITAIYLVLIFPANIYAAIKGIPAPGNEEANVVLLWVRLLFQPLLIWWVLVVSKIEKNHRFY, encoded by the coding sequence ATGAACAAACGCAAGAAGGGATTGAAAGTGTTAGGACTTATTCTATTCTCATTCTTCTTCTTTTTAGCAGGGGTGTTTCACTTTATTGAAGCTCAAGGATTCGCCAAAATGATCCCTGAATTCATTCCTCTAAGGGAAGAAATCGTGTATATTACGGGAATCATCGAGTTTATCTTAGCTTTACTCCTGCTCATTCCAAAGACTCGTGAAAAAGCGGGGGTCATCACAGCAATTTATTTAGTCCTCATCTTTCCTGCCAATATCTATGCGGCCATTAAAGGAATTCCAGCTCCAGGGAATGAAGAAGCGAATGTTGTGCTGCTTTGGGTGAGGCTATTATTTCAACCGCTCTTGATCTGGTGGGTCTTGGTGGTAAGTAAAATTGAAAAAAATCATCGCTTTTATTAA
- a CDS encoding M20 family metallopeptidase encodes MLNELYQKLEERWIEMVEIRRFLHKHPELSFQEKNTAAYIADYYNRIGVPVQEQVGGNGVVAKIEGALPGKTVALRADFDALPIQDEKDVEYRSTVPGVMHACGHDGHTATLLVLGKTLHEMRDKLSGTIVLIHQHAEEYAPGGAKPMIEAGCLEGVDVIFGTHLWSSDPLGKILYRTGPIMAAADRFEIVIKGSGGHGAQPHKTKDSIVIGAQVVSDLQQIVSRRVNPIDPAVVTIGSFMADNAFNVIADSAKLIGTVRTFNPEVRDFIEEEIEQILKGACLSARCAYEYVYERGYPAVVNHAEETDLLIQSVDTVDEVNRVEEIEMQMGGEDFSHYLEHVKGTFFFTGAKPDNVEVAFPHHHPKFDINEKALLIAAKSLASATLQYQERHSVTETLIK; translated from the coding sequence TTGCTGAATGAATTATATCAGAAATTAGAAGAACGTTGGATAGAAATGGTAGAGATCAGAAGATTTCTCCACAAACATCCTGAATTATCCTTCCAAGAAAAAAACACAGCTGCATACATCGCTGATTACTACAATAGAATCGGGGTTCCCGTCCAAGAACAAGTCGGTGGCAATGGGGTAGTAGCGAAAATCGAGGGAGCCCTCCCGGGAAAAACGGTGGCTCTTCGTGCTGACTTTGACGCCCTCCCCATCCAGGATGAAAAGGATGTGGAATATCGCTCAACCGTTCCGGGCGTCATGCATGCATGTGGCCATGATGGTCATACAGCAACACTGTTAGTATTGGGTAAAACCCTGCATGAAATGCGCGATAAGCTATCCGGCACTATAGTTCTGATTCATCAGCATGCGGAAGAATATGCACCAGGCGGAGCGAAACCCATGATTGAAGCGGGCTGCCTCGAAGGAGTGGATGTTATTTTCGGAACTCATTTATGGTCAAGTGACCCTCTCGGAAAAATTCTATATCGAACAGGTCCGATCATGGCTGCCGCTGACAGATTTGAAATCGTCATCAAGGGATCCGGCGGTCACGGGGCACAACCGCATAAAACAAAGGATTCCATCGTGATAGGAGCACAAGTCGTTTCCGATCTTCAACAAATTGTCAGCAGAAGAGTGAATCCGATTGACCCTGCAGTCGTGACAATCGGTTCGTTTATGGCAGATAACGCATTTAATGTGATTGCCGATTCCGCTAAACTAATTGGAACAGTTCGTACATTCAACCCCGAGGTCAGAGACTTTATCGAAGAAGAAATCGAACAGATTTTGAAAGGTGCATGTCTTTCAGCCCGTTGTGCGTATGAATATGTGTATGAACGCGGATATCCTGCTGTCGTGAATCATGCAGAGGAAACGGATTTGCTGATTCAAAGTGTGGATACAGTCGATGAAGTTAACAGAGTGGAAGAAATTGAAATGCAAATGGGCGGGGAAGATTTCTCCCATTACTTAGAACATGTAAAGGGTACCTTCTTTTTTACAGGTGCCAAGCCGGATAATGTTGAAGTTGCCTTCCCCCACCATCATCCCAAGTTTGATATTAACGAAAAGGCGCTTCTGATTGCCGCTAAATCACTGGCATCAGCTACACTTCAATATCAAGAAAGGCATTCTGTCACAGAGACGCTAATAAAATAA
- a CDS encoding phosphatase PAP2 family protein, translated as MKKFQYLTAIISFLLFMTIAHFVFYDMEILGEDYFLSNMSNLHFIELFSVIGTELVIGIASIALILYLWWAKKDYFGIITVVVLVAGSNVLNKAIKGLMERERPPFSHGEEGFSFPSGHAMVGLVFLLVIAYFISREISSAGMKVTLFILAIILSLLTGLSRIVEQAHYPSDVAAGYLFGYSFFVLCIFLYEKRPKQER; from the coding sequence ATGAAGAAGTTCCAATACTTAACGGCCATCATTTCATTTTTACTGTTTATGACCATCGCACATTTTGTTTTTTATGATATGGAGATTTTAGGTGAGGATTATTTCTTGTCGAACATGAGCAACCTTCACTTTATAGAATTATTTTCCGTAATCGGTACTGAATTAGTGATTGGGATCGCGTCCATCGCCCTTATTTTATATCTTTGGTGGGCTAAGAAGGACTATTTTGGAATCATTACCGTTGTTGTCCTGGTAGCGGGAAGTAACGTCCTGAATAAAGCAATCAAAGGTTTGATGGAAAGAGAAAGACCTCCATTTTCACATGGTGAGGAAGGGTTCAGCTTTCCAAGCGGCCATGCCATGGTGGGGCTCGTCTTCTTACTTGTCATTGCATACTTCATTAGTAGAGAGATATCTTCTGCCGGAATGAAAGTGACCCTCTTTATCCTGGCCATCATCCTTTCCCTGCTGACAGGTCTCAGCAGAATAGTGGAACAGGCTCACTATCCGTCAGACGTCGCAGCCGGATACCTATTTGGGTACTCCTTTTTCGTTCTGTGTATCTTTCTCTATGAGAAGCGGCCAAAACAAGAAAGATAG
- the liaF gene encoding cell wall-active antibiotics response protein LiaF, translated as MRYKGRKQWFFSFLLMAIGLLLLLLNIGVISLEITQIFVNIIPILLLLLGVKWTVDSFLKGSFGKLLFGLFSMVLGGLIILDGYDVVDFDYGSWWKLWPLFIIAIAINRVGRNKPIKISISNESPNKEEASQIGFENQPLGEEILQKKNKMSKGFIVGDIRFSEPNWPLESMNLYNAIGDYYFDFSKAFIPEGETPIDISGWIGDVKMIIPENVPVEVTLKVQVGDIKLFDQKSADLRSELYYRSPEYELASKKIKLNVNVKIGSIRISRV; from the coding sequence ATGAGGTATAAGGGAAGAAAACAATGGTTTTTCTCGTTCCTGTTGATGGCGATAGGATTGTTGTTATTACTATTGAATATTGGTGTCATTTCCTTGGAAATAACGCAGATATTTGTCAATATCATTCCGATTCTGTTGTTACTACTTGGCGTGAAGTGGACGGTAGACAGTTTTTTGAAGGGAAGCTTTGGGAAGTTGCTGTTTGGACTGTTCAGTATGGTGTTAGGGGGACTCATTATACTCGATGGGTATGATGTAGTGGATTTTGACTATGGAAGCTGGTGGAAACTATGGCCTCTCTTTATAATTGCTATTGCCATTAATAGAGTGGGAAGAAATAAACCCATCAAGATTAGCATAAGCAATGAATCGCCAAATAAAGAGGAGGCTTCGCAAATAGGATTTGAAAATCAGCCGTTGGGGGAGGAAATCCTTCAAAAAAAGAACAAAATGAGCAAAGGATTCATTGTCGGGGATATACGTTTTTCCGAGCCTAACTGGCCCCTGGAATCAATGAATCTTTACAATGCCATTGGAGATTACTATTTTGACTTTAGTAAAGCCTTTATACCAGAAGGGGAAACGCCAATTGATATTAGTGGCTGGATAGGTGATGTAAAGATGATCATTCCAGAAAACGTACCGGTGGAGGTCACCTTGAAAGTACAGGTAGGAGATATTAAATTATTTGACCAGAAGTCCGCTGATCTTCGTTCAGAGCTATATTACCGTTCGCCTGAATACGAGCTTGCTAGCAAAAAAATCAAACTGAATGTTAATGTGAAAATAGGATCGATTCGAATCAGCCGAGTGTGA
- a CDS encoding sensor histidine kinase, with translation MEKSSNIRNWIFKSFFMMSTMAVLLFFISLQVYLYLSNSPGISLEVSLYLTIWLASILLLLSIYFGFRTGYTFKRRIDDISTFVTLLRSGKFSARVDRYEHDELGILSDELNQLAVFIQEQVKSLQRLADEKSELADQAHQAAVMEERQRLARDLHDSVSQQLFALNMLSSAAQKSIDTDPEKVGTIVTQVAEIAGKAQGEMRALLLHLRPIDLKGESLCEALTILIRELKEKTQIEIEASLDGIENLSKGTETHMFRIIQESLSNILRHSEATKVKIVTEKKGGYVTLYISDNGRGFNLRENKMTSYGLQTMRERAEEIGGLFQIRSKEKEGTYIDLRIPV, from the coding sequence ATGGAAAAGTCTTCAAACATTCGCAACTGGATCTTTAAAAGCTTTTTCATGATGTCCACCATGGCTGTCTTGCTTTTCTTTATTTCCTTGCAAGTCTATCTGTACTTATCTAATAGTCCAGGAATTTCTCTTGAAGTATCACTCTATTTAACCATTTGGCTGGCAAGCATTCTTCTATTATTAAGCATTTATTTCGGATTTCGCACGGGATATACATTTAAAAGAAGAATTGATGATATTTCCACCTTTGTAACGTTGCTAAGAAGTGGGAAGTTTTCAGCAAGGGTGGACCGATACGAACACGACGAGCTTGGAATATTATCGGATGAGTTGAATCAGCTTGCTGTGTTCATTCAAGAACAGGTCAAATCACTTCAGAGATTAGCTGATGAAAAATCCGAGCTTGCCGATCAAGCTCACCAGGCAGCGGTCATGGAAGAGCGGCAAAGACTTGCGCGGGATCTTCATGATTCAGTCAGCCAGCAATTATTCGCGTTGAATATGCTTTCTTCTGCGGCGCAAAAAAGCATCGACACAGATCCTGAAAAGGTTGGAACGATTGTAACACAAGTGGCTGAAATTGCAGGGAAAGCGCAAGGGGAGATGAGGGCCCTTCTTCTTCATTTACGACCGATCGATTTAAAAGGCGAAAGTCTTTGTGAAGCGTTAACCATTTTAATTAGAGAATTGAAGGAAAAAACTCAGATTGAAATCGAAGCAAGCCTTGATGGAATTGAGAATCTTTCAAAGGGGACCGAAACCCATATGTTCAGGATTATTCAGGAGAGCCTTTCCAATATCCTGCGTCACTCTGAGGCAACAAAAGTGAAAATTGTGACGGAGAAAAAGGGTGGTTATGTCACTCTGTACATCAGTGACAATGGAAGAGGTTTTAATCTGAGAGAAAACAAGATGACATCGTACGGACTTCAGACGATGAGAGAGCGTGCCGAGGAAATCGGGGGATTGTTTCAAATTCGTTCTAAGGAGAAGGAAGGAACGTATATTGACCTGAGGATACCGGTCTAA
- a CDS encoding response regulator transcription factor produces MDKVKVMIVDDHEMVRLGMKTYLLTEDRIEFLGEAKSGNEAAQLAKLYMPDVILMDLLMENGNGIEATKKILTFHPHCKIIILTSYYDDEKVFPAIEAGAHSYLLKTASAEEVTSAVYKAMKGESVIASKVADKMMNRFRPQEVLPHEELTSREMDVLKCLGEGMTNQQISEELFIGIKTVKTHVSNILSKLGVADRTQAAIYANRNGILYSKNMKE; encoded by the coding sequence GTGGATAAGGTAAAGGTGATGATTGTAGATGATCACGAAATGGTTCGATTAGGAATGAAAACCTATTTGCTGACAGAGGATCGGATTGAATTCCTGGGGGAAGCGAAAAGCGGTAATGAAGCGGCTCAGCTTGCGAAGTTGTATATGCCTGATGTGATTCTGATGGATTTATTAATGGAGAACGGGAATGGAATCGAGGCAACTAAGAAAATCCTAACCTTTCATCCCCACTGTAAAATCATTATACTTACAAGCTATTATGATGATGAAAAAGTGTTTCCAGCCATAGAAGCAGGAGCTCATAGTTATTTGTTGAAAACGGCAAGTGCCGAAGAAGTGACATCGGCTGTTTATAAAGCGATGAAGGGGGAGTCCGTCATTGCCTCCAAAGTGGCGGATAAAATGATGAACCGATTCCGCCCTCAGGAAGTATTGCCTCATGAAGAGCTGACGTCGAGAGAAATGGATGTATTGAAATGCCTGGGAGAAGGGATGACGAATCAGCAAATTTCAGAAGAGCTTTTCATAGGGATAAAGACCGTTAAGACCCATGTAAGTAATATCCTGAGTAAGCTCGGAGTGGCGGATCGTACGCAGGCAGCGATTTATGCGAATAGGAATGGGATATTATACAGTAAGAATATGAAAGAATAG
- a CDS encoding cysteine hydrolase family protein encodes MNQTCLLLIDFQQAFSHPSWGKRNNPGMEENAHQLLRAWREKAWPVVHVQHSSNDMESQLHSSCSGFHFIDEFRPSRDEKQIIKHVNSAFIDTDLDLYLKREKFTSLVVMGFTTNHCVSTTVRMAQNLGYDVTVPYDATACFETYSYDGSLFSAEIVHGLSLANLHHEFATISSTESILFSQFNFSKPVTF; translated from the coding sequence ATGAATCAAACGTGTTTGCTTCTGATTGACTTTCAACAGGCATTTAGTCATCCTTCATGGGGAAAGCGGAATAATCCCGGTATGGAAGAAAACGCCCATCAACTTCTTCGCGCATGGAGAGAAAAGGCCTGGCCGGTCGTTCACGTACAGCATTCTTCCAATGATATGGAATCACAACTGCATTCAAGCTGCTCAGGTTTCCATTTTATAGACGAATTCCGTCCTTCACGAGACGAAAAGCAAATCATTAAGCACGTCAATAGCGCCTTTATCGATACGGACCTGGATTTATATTTAAAAAGGGAAAAGTTCACATCCCTTGTAGTGATGGGATTCACGACGAATCACTGTGTATCCACTACGGTTCGCATGGCTCAGAACTTAGGTTATGATGTGACTGTTCCTTATGATGCCACAGCATGCTTTGAAACGTATTCGTATGATGGTTCTTTATTTTCAGCTGAAATTGTTCACGGACTGTCACTGGCTAATCTTCACCATGAATTCGCCACCATCTCTTCAACAGAGTCCATACTCTTTTCACAATTCAATTTTAGTAAACCTGTTACTTTCTAA
- a CDS encoding antibiotic biosynthesis monooxygenase, whose amino-acid sequence MKVYITTGTHEFLQKLMGRHTDEKMILMQGKDAMLLHETNGESVFESPRKYEIVDQSGELENKGYVVFNNIPVTDEGRPLFEYRFKNRAGLIEEVPGFTAIRVLRPLETDTYVIMTLWEDEKSFIGWQESKQYQKAHEKRGTEEGIDNKKDIFPRASYVSEYHVTGEE is encoded by the coding sequence ATGAAGGTGTATATAACGACGGGAACGCACGAATTTCTGCAAAAATTAATGGGTCGGCATACAGATGAAAAAATGATCTTAATGCAGGGGAAAGATGCAATGCTGCTTCATGAGACAAATGGTGAGAGTGTCTTTGAATCCCCCCGCAAATATGAAATTGTCGATCAATCAGGTGAGCTTGAAAATAAAGGATACGTGGTTTTCAATAACATTCCTGTTACAGATGAAGGTCGCCCACTATTTGAATACCGTTTTAAAAACCGTGCAGGATTGATTGAAGAAGTCCCAGGCTTTACGGCTATCCGGGTTCTTCGTCCTTTGGAAACGGATACATATGTGATTATGACTCTATGGGAAGATGAGAAAAGCTTCATAGGGTGGCAGGAATCCAAGCAGTACCAGAAAGCACATGAAAAGCGTGGAACGGAAGAAGGAATTGATAATAAGAAGGACATCTTCCCCCGCGCTTCCTATGTAAGTGAATACCATGTAACAGGTGAAGAGTAA